AGAATTGTTTAGACTAGCAATCCAAGCAGGATTCGAACCTGCAACCGGCGGAGTAGAATTCCGTTAATCCATCCTGCTCCGTGGAAAGTGCCAATCTACAGATATTCCACAACATTCGATTGGCGAACGTTTGTTCCTGGTGCACTTTCCCCGCGGGGGAGCAGCCGGTCCATCTCATTAGCGGACGTCCATCGGCATATCGCCGAATTCGGCTTTCGCGTCCGCACGCGTCGATATTCCCGTTGCTCTCGGCGAGTCGCTGGCGAGGCGGACGGCACACTTGTCGAGGCGTACGAGCAAGAGATTTGCACGCTGATTGATAGGATGGATTAGATCCAGTCCCTTCAGGCGCTCGGTGCCTCGGCGATCGCGCCGAGTGTGTCGATCTCGGCGATCTTTTGAAACTCGATGAGATAATCCTGCTGGTGGTTCGTCAACCAACGAACAATTCGTTTGTTAGCAAGAAGCTTGGCTATATATCCGCGCGCCACCGTCAAATGTAGATTTTCGATACCGTAGCTATCCTCGACGGACTCGACTTGGGTTTGCAGCGCGGCTAGTTCCCGTTCCATGCGGGCAATCTGTTGACCCGAAGGTGTCGGGGTGCCGCCTCCCTTTCCCTTCTTGGTGACAACGAGCTGACTTTCTGGTGTGGCTGCCCGCAGCGCTCGGGCAAACATGACCGTAAAGTTGTTTTGACCAATCATGAGGTCGGCGGCTTCAATCTGACGAACAGCGGAGAGTTGACGTAGAATGTCAAACACCTTCATCGAACAAGGTGTATCTTTTAGCATTTCAGCGGCTTCGGAACTGATCCCTTCCAGTAGTCGGAATTTCCGCAGAACAGACAAGACCTGAAGGTTTAAGGCGTTTGCAATGTCAGCGGATGAGACACCGCGCTCCATGGCGCGTGCGATCATCCGATGCTCCTGGATCGGGGGTATGCGGTTGACACGTTTGTTATAGGTATAGGTGTCGTCGTCAGTGGCCAGCAAGCATTCGACCTCAGCGATGCCCAGTTCTTTGAGTACCTCTATCCGCAGATGGCCATCGAGAAGGAACCACGTTCCTAGATTCGTTGGGTCTGCCATGACGACTGGAGCTTCGATCAAGCCGATCGCCTTGATAGAACTCAAAATCTGCGCATAGGTCCGGCTCGCTCTGGCGCCATCCGGCAACGTTTTAAGCGAAACGATTGCTGACACAGGGATGGTCAGGAAGTTTCGCTCAAAAGCCAAACGAATATTGCCATCCTCCCGGCCTTCCGGTGCATCAGCCATGATCACCTCCCGATACGCGGGCGGCAAGCGCCCGAGGCATCGTCGATAGTCCTTCCGCTCGCAGCAGGTTTATGAAGCTGTCATCAGCGAGCAACTCCTTCAGCGCCTCAACAAGGAAGAGAAGCCGGGTCTGGGCGAAGTCCGATTTCTTGACCAGCAAGCGCTGTTTTTCGGCTTCACGTTGATAAACCTGCATAAGATCACTGGCCGTCATCCGTCGGCTGATAGTCTTTCGCCCCAGACGCCCAACCGGCAATCCCTTGCCCTGAGTCCGTAGCCGCATGTCGAGCATACGCCGAACGGCAGCAAGTTTCTTACCTCTTAGTTGACCGGTTTCATAAGCATCAAGGAGCAGATTTTGGGCAAGTTCCGTCTCCGCCTTGGAGATCTCCATCGCCAGTGTAATCGGTATGAGGCCAGTCTCGACCGCGGCGACCAAACGCTCCTCGCCGCGCTCGAGGAGCGAGGCAATCATATTGACCCAGGATGAACCAACTCCAATCTTTTCGGCGATAACCGTGTCGTTATAACCGCGCGATCGGAGAGCGCTGATCTCCCGCATGAGGTCAATCGGGCGCGGCGTGCGTCGTGCGATATTTTCGACGAGGCTCATCACCAGACATTCGCTCTCGCTGGCCTCGATCACGACGGCCGGGATCTCGGTCTGACCGAGCATTTGGAAGGCTTCTAGTCGACCTTCCCCGCAGACGAGATCATATCTGGGGCCACCGATCCCATCGCGGCGGCTCACCGTGATCGGGCGCTTCAGGCCAATCGCTTCGATGTTGTTCACGATCTCCCGATGCTGGCGCTTGTTGCGCGCGCGAGGATTTAGAACGGTAATCCGGGAGATGGGAATCATCTCAATCCGTTTTTGATGAACAGCGGGCATCAGGCCGCCTCCGAAAGCGCGATAGGCGTTGCGAGTTCATAAAGAAGAGCGAGATCATCGAAGCGGTAAGCGTCGAGACCAAAGGCATTGTCCTCGGTCAGTCGCAAATGTTTGGAGATCATATCGATGCGCGGGAAAAGGTAGTAGTCGAGCGGCGCACGATTGGTGCCGTTCATGCGGACGACGATCGTGACGTCA
The Bradyrhizobium sp. KBS0727 genome window above contains:
- a CDS encoding plasmid partitioning protein RepB C-terminal domain-containing protein; translation: MADAPEGREDGNIRLAFERNFLTIPVSAIVSLKTLPDGARASRTYAQILSSIKAIGLIEAPVVMADPTNLGTWFLLDGHLRIEVLKELGIAEVECLLATDDDTYTYNKRVNRIPPIQEHRMIARAMERGVSSADIANALNLQVLSVLRKFRLLEGISSEAAEMLKDTPCSMKVFDILRQLSAVRQIEAADLMIGQNNFTVMFARALRAATPESQLVVTKKGKGGGTPTPSGQQIARMERELAALQTQVESVEDSYGIENLHLTVARGYIAKLLANKRIVRWLTNHQQDYLIEFQKIAEIDTLGAIAEAPSA
- a CDS encoding plasmid partitioning protein RepB C-terminal domain-containing protein codes for the protein MPAVHQKRIEMIPISRITVLNPRARNKRQHREIVNNIEAIGLKRPITVSRRDGIGGPRYDLVCGEGRLEAFQMLGQTEIPAVVIEASESECLVMSLVENIARRTPRPIDLMREISALRSRGYNDTVIAEKIGVGSSWVNMIASLLERGEERLVAAVETGLIPITLAMEISKAETELAQNLLLDAYETGQLRGKKLAAVRRMLDMRLRTQGKGLPVGRLGRKTISRRMTASDLMQVYQREAEKQRLLVKKSDFAQTRLLFLVEALKELLADDSFINLLRAEGLSTMPRALAARVSGGDHG